A genomic region of Dysgonomonadaceae bacterium PH5-43 contains the following coding sequences:
- a CDS encoding hypothetical protein (product_source=Hypo-rule applied; pfam=PF11387), whose translation MYWTLELASKLEDAPWPATKDELIDFAMRSGAPQEVVENLQEMEDEGEIYECIEDIWPDYPSKEDFFFNEEEY comes from the coding sequence ATGTACTGGACTTTAGAATTAGCATCAAAACTGGAAGACGCTCCTTGGCCTGCAACAAAAGATGAATTAATCGATTTTGCTATGCGCTCAGGTGCCCCACAAGAAGTGGTTGAAAACTTACAAGAAATGGAAGACGAAGGCGAAATATACGAATGTATAGAAGATATTTGGCCTGATTATCCGAGTAAAGAAGACTTTTTCTTTAACGAAGAAGAGTATTAA
- a CDS encoding hypothetical protein (product_source=Hypo-rule applied; pfam=PF11028; smart=SM00028; superfamily=48452; transmembrane_helix_parts=Inside_1_4,TMhelix_5_27,Outside_28_46,TMhelix_47_69,Inside_70_75,TMhelix_76_98,Outside_99_112,TMhelix_113_135,Inside_136_139,TMhelix_140_162,Outside_163_176,TMhelix_177_208,Inside_209_219,TMhelix_220_242,Outside_243_256,TMhelix_257_279,Inside_280_299,TMhelix_300_322,Outside_323_336,TMhelix_337_359,Inside_360_567,TMhelix_568_585,Outside_586_594,TMhelix_595_612,Inside_613_623,TMhelix_624_646,Outside_647_1092): protein MKNYNLANNILGWIVFAIAAATYLLTIEPTASFWDCGEFIVSAYKLEVGHPPGAPIFMLMGNLFSHFASEPSQVPVMLNAMSALFSAFTILFLFWTITYLAKKIVVKDKNSEMTLAQKITILGAGAVGALAYTFSDTFWFSAVEGEVYAFSSMMTAVVFWLILKWDNVADEPYSNRWLILIAYLIGVSVAIHLLNLLCIPAIVLVYYFRKNTNPTWKGALVALLVSFGILAAILYGVVQGLVEVAGWFELFFVNILSLPYNSGVIAYMIILLGVLSWAIWETMRGSKDDKKGKIAFVISVTLLGIPFIGNGYALGIFLIIALTAFLFIYKKVNPVVLNTILVGLFVITIGYSSYAVIVIRSLANTPMDQNSPEDVFTLRYYLSREQYGETPLLYGPTFVSEYQFEGRNVKLIDEGPIWSKVIKKDKSEKDRYYISGRKEKAVYVDELNTFFPRMYSNEPQNINAYKEWTGFQGKRVRFSTPLSASGAKTVMKPTFGENLKFFFNYQVNFMYWRYFMWNFAGRQNDIPSNGEVSNGNWITGIKFIDEKMVGPQDNLPDSIAKNKGHNKYYMLPLLLGVLGIFFQIYSGNKGTQQFWVTFFLFFMTGLAIVLYLNQPPFQPRERDYAYAGSFYAFCIWIGLGSAAIVEGIRRYAKQSPVVSAALGTAISLLIPIQMVSQTWDDHDRSGRYVARDFGMNYLSSCEENAIIFTNGDNDTFPLWYAQEVEGYRTDVRVCNLSYLQTDWYIDQMKRQAYESEPLPISFADYEYAQGVNDYFRFYPKYNAPIDIDRFIGQIKAGKLTGNEIPTYKISIPVDSTAVIASGLVKPENADLLTDNMILDFGSQTNEEGKATKNPKEYLTKNELVVLDMLRNNKDWSRPVYFAMTVGTEQFMRLDPYFRQDGIAFRVMPFETKEKQKIDTDILYDNVMNKFKWGNLQQPGLYIDDNCMRMVASFRSIFADLANALIEEEKFAKAKEVLDRCMEVLPEYNAPYNYNQYLPVSKLADAYLKIGEEEKAEEIYTTLGDVIVKNLNWYNRLGRKQYATVMSDAYKDGIFLQDIIRVLIETENQKAEEYLPVFSKSWEKLNAAVGRNR, encoded by the coding sequence ATGAAGAATTATAACTTAGCAAATAACATTCTTGGCTGGATAGTGTTTGCTATTGCAGCAGCAACTTACCTGTTAACAATTGAACCCACTGCAAGTTTTTGGGATTGTGGAGAATTTATAGTGTCGGCATACAAATTAGAAGTAGGACACCCTCCTGGAGCTCCAATATTTATGCTTATGGGAAATCTTTTCTCCCATTTTGCTTCCGAACCTTCGCAAGTTCCGGTAATGCTTAATGCAATGTCGGCGTTATTTAGTGCGTTTACAATTCTATTTCTATTTTGGACTATCACTTATCTTGCTAAAAAGATAGTAGTAAAAGATAAAAACTCAGAAATGACTCTTGCTCAGAAAATAACTATATTAGGAGCCGGAGCAGTAGGAGCCTTAGCTTACACTTTCTCAGATACATTTTGGTTTTCGGCAGTAGAAGGAGAGGTTTATGCCTTTTCATCGATGATGACTGCTGTTGTGTTTTGGTTAATCCTTAAATGGGATAATGTTGCAGACGAGCCTTATTCTAATAGATGGCTTATACTTATAGCTTATCTTATAGGTGTTTCTGTTGCGATACACTTACTTAATTTGTTATGTATTCCAGCAATAGTATTGGTGTACTATTTCCGTAAAAATACAAATCCGACTTGGAAAGGAGCCCTTGTTGCTTTATTAGTTTCATTCGGAATTTTAGCAGCTATACTTTATGGTGTAGTGCAAGGTTTGGTTGAAGTAGCTGGTTGGTTTGAGTTGTTCTTTGTTAATATATTGAGTTTACCATATAATTCTGGAGTAATAGCTTATATGATTATTCTTTTAGGAGTATTATCTTGGGCTATATGGGAAACTATGAGAGGTAGTAAAGACGACAAAAAAGGAAAAATAGCTTTTGTTATTTCAGTTACCTTGTTGGGTATACCTTTTATTGGTAATGGTTATGCGTTAGGGATATTCTTAATAATCGCCCTTACCGCATTCTTATTTATTTATAAGAAAGTAAATCCCGTAGTTCTTAATACAATATTAGTCGGATTATTTGTGATAACTATAGGATACTCTTCTTACGCCGTAATAGTTATCAGATCTTTAGCTAATACTCCTATGGATCAGAACTCTCCAGAAGATGTATTTACTCTTAGATATTATCTTTCTCGTGAGCAATACGGAGAAACTCCTCTGCTTTATGGTCCTACCTTTGTGTCTGAATATCAATTCGAAGGTAGAAATGTGAAACTAATAGACGAAGGACCAATATGGTCTAAAGTTATCAAAAAAGACAAATCGGAAAAAGATAGATACTATATATCTGGTCGTAAAGAAAAAGCGGTGTATGTTGATGAACTAAACACTTTCTTCCCGAGAATGTATAGCAACGAGCCGCAAAACATAAACGCCTATAAAGAGTGGACTGGCTTTCAGGGTAAAAGAGTAAGGTTCTCTACTCCTTTAAGTGCTTCCGGTGCTAAAACAGTAATGAAACCAACATTTGGAGAGAATCTTAAGTTTTTCTTTAATTATCAGGTTAATTTTATGTATTGGCGGTACTTTATGTGGAATTTTGCAGGACGACAAAATGATATTCCGAGCAATGGAGAAGTGTCTAATGGTAATTGGATAACAGGAATTAAGTTTATCGACGAAAAGATGGTTGGGCCGCAAGATAATCTCCCCGACAGCATAGCGAAAAATAAAGGACACAACAAGTATTATATGCTGCCTCTATTGTTGGGTGTACTCGGTATTTTCTTTCAAATATACTCGGGAAATAAAGGTACTCAACAGTTTTGGGTTACATTTTTCTTATTCTTTATGACGGGCTTAGCAATAGTATTATACTTAAATCAACCTCCTTTTCAACCACGCGAACGAGATTATGCTTACGCTGGGTCTTTCTACGCTTTCTGTATTTGGATAGGTTTAGGCTCTGCTGCTATTGTAGAAGGGATAAGAAGATATGCTAAACAATCTCCTGTAGTATCTGCTGCTTTAGGTACAGCAATATCTTTATTGATTCCTATACAAATGGTTTCTCAAACTTGGGACGATCACGACCGCTCGGGTAGATATGTAGCTCGAGACTTTGGTATGAATTATCTTTCTTCTTGCGAAGAGAATGCTATTATATTTACTAATGGAGATAATGATACCTTCCCTTTGTGGTATGCTCAAGAAGTTGAAGGATACAGAACTGATGTTAGAGTCTGTAACTTAAGCTACTTGCAAACTGATTGGTATATAGATCAAATGAAACGTCAAGCTTACGAATCAGAACCTCTTCCTATAAGTTTTGCCGATTACGAGTATGCTCAAGGAGTTAACGACTATTTTCGTTTTTATCCTAAATATAATGCGCCGATAGATATTGATAGATTCATTGGGCAAATAAAAGCAGGAAAGTTAACAGGTAATGAAATTCCAACGTATAAAATTTCTATTCCTGTAGATTCAACTGCTGTTATAGCTTCGGGGTTGGTAAAACCAGAGAATGCCGACTTGCTGACAGATAATATGATTCTTGATTTTGGAAGTCAAACAAATGAAGAGGGCAAGGCTACTAAAAATCCTAAAGAATATTTAACAAAAAATGAATTGGTAGTATTGGATATGCTCAGAAATAATAAAGATTGGAGCCGTCCCGTATACTTTGCAATGACTGTAGGTACTGAACAGTTTATGAGATTAGACCCTTACTTCCGACAAGACGGAATAGCTTTCAGAGTTATGCCTTTCGAAACAAAAGAAAAACAAAAAATAGATACAGATATTCTTTACGATAATGTAATGAATAAGTTTAAGTGGGGTAATCTGCAGCAACCTGGATTGTATATCGATGATAATTGTATGAGAATGGTAGCTTCGTTTCGTAGTATATTCGCAGATCTTGCTAATGCTTTAATCGAAGAAGAGAAATTTGCTAAGGCAAAAGAAGTATTAGATCGTTGTATGGAGGTTCTACCTGAATATAATGCGCCATATAATTACAATCAATATCTTCCAGTGTCTAAGTTGGCCGATGCTTATCTTAAAATAGGAGAGGAAGAAAAAGCCGAAGAAATATACACAACTTTAGGAGATGTTATTGTTAAAAACTTGAATTGGTATAATAGATTAGGTAGAAAACAATATGCTACTGTTATGAGTGATGCATATAAAGATGGTATCTTTTTACAAGATATAATAAGAGTTTTAATAGAAACAGAAAATCAAAAAGCAGAAGAATATCTGCCTGTGTTTAGTAAGAGTTGGGAAAAACTTAATGCTGCAGTAGGTAGAAACAGATAA
- a CDS encoding peptidoglycan/xylan/chitin deacetylase (PgdA/CDA1 family) (product_source=COG0726; cath_funfam=3.20.20.370; cog=COG0726; ko=KO:K22278; pfam=PF01522; superfamily=88713) — protein MLIERPPIFYRLLFPGAYWRFNKKKKVVYLTFDDGPIPEITHWVLDLLDKYKIKATFFCVADNVRKYPEIYNEVLRRGHLTGNHTFHHLQGIKTRSKKFIQDVEDANNLIESNLFRPPHGHIRFPQLQALKKKYKIIMWDVVTRDYSCLMTEEQVLDNVKKYTRNGSIIVFHDSLKAESKMKYALPKAIEWLISEGYSFELIEN, from the coding sequence ATGTTAATAGAACGTCCGCCTATATTTTATAGACTATTATTTCCAGGAGCATACTGGAGGTTTAACAAAAAGAAAAAGGTAGTATATCTTACTTTCGATGATGGACCTATACCAGAAATAACTCATTGGGTGTTAGACTTATTGGATAAGTATAAAATAAAAGCTACATTCTTTTGTGTTGCCGACAATGTGCGTAAATATCCGGAAATATATAATGAAGTTTTGCGAAGAGGTCATTTAACAGGTAATCACACCTTCCATCATCTGCAAGGCATAAAAACAAGGTCGAAAAAGTTTATTCAAGATGTTGAAGATGCCAATAATTTGATAGAAAGTAACTTATTCAGACCTCCACACGGACATATAAGATTTCCGCAACTTCAGGCACTAAAAAAGAAATATAAAATAATAATGTGGGACGTTGTTACTCGCGACTATAGTTGCTTAATGACCGAAGAACAAGTCTTAGACAACGTAAAAAAATACACCCGTAACGGTTCTATAATTGTATTTCACGACTCGCTAAAAGCAGAAAGCAAAATGAAGTATGCCTTACCCAAAGCAATAGAATGGCTTATTAGCGAGGGATATTCTTTTGAGCTTATAGAAAACTAG
- a CDS encoding stage II sporulation protein D (product_source=KO:K06381; cog=COG2385; ko=KO:K06381; pfam=PF08486; superfamily=54534; tigrfam=TIGR02669): MKQPEIHVGILTAKEINVVENPEQKYFTVKDVPIGINFHWERKEDQEFRGVFKIINEGDNKTLINIVPIEDYLTSVISSEMSATSDIELLKAHAVISRSWLLAQKDKAAQIDTLDKKYSSIYETADEYIRWYDREEHDNYDVCADDHCQRYQGITRASTPQVEEAIKATFGEVLMYENKICDTRFSKCCGGITEKFENCWEPISHPYLESVKDVFCNTNDQDVLKQILNNYDQETNDFYRWAVEYSQKEISTLINSKSGWNFGEIEDLIPLEIGPSGRIIKLKIIGTRLSKTIGKELFIRKVLSETHLYSSAFEIEKVYGECGNDIPEKFILRGAGWGHGVGLCQIGAAMMAKEGFNYKEILAHYFKNTDLKRIY, from the coding sequence ATGAAACAACCTGAAATACACGTAGGTATATTAACCGCAAAGGAAATAAATGTGGTTGAAAACCCCGAACAAAAATATTTTACTGTAAAAGATGTGCCAATAGGTATAAATTTTCATTGGGAAAGGAAAGAAGATCAAGAATTTAGAGGAGTGTTTAAGATTATAAATGAAGGCGATAACAAAACTCTCATAAATATTGTTCCGATAGAAGATTACCTAACGAGTGTTATTTCGTCGGAAATGAGTGCAACAAGCGACATAGAACTCTTGAAAGCTCACGCAGTTATATCACGTAGCTGGTTGCTTGCTCAAAAAGACAAGGCTGCACAGATAGATACTTTAGATAAAAAATACTCTTCGATATACGAAACTGCCGACGAATATATTCGATGGTACGACAGAGAGGAACACGATAATTATGATGTTTGCGCCGACGACCATTGTCAGCGTTATCAAGGAATTACTCGTGCATCTACTCCTCAAGTAGAAGAAGCAATAAAGGCTACTTTTGGAGAGGTTTTAATGTATGAAAACAAAATATGTGATACTCGTTTCTCGAAATGTTGCGGAGGTATTACTGAGAAATTTGAAAACTGTTGGGAGCCTATCTCTCACCCTTATCTCGAAAGTGTAAAAGATGTTTTCTGTAATACGAACGATCAAGATGTTCTAAAGCAAATATTGAATAACTACGATCAAGAAACTAACGATTTTTATCGATGGGCTGTAGAGTATTCGCAAAAAGAAATAAGCACACTTATAAATAGTAAGTCTGGTTGGAACTTTGGAGAAATAGAAGATCTTATTCCTTTAGAGATTGGACCATCGGGGCGAATTATCAAACTAAAGATTATAGGAACTCGTCTTTCTAAAACTATAGGTAAAGAACTGTTTATAAGAAAAGTTCTTTCCGAAACACATCTTTATAGTTCTGCTTTTGAGATAGAAAAAGTTTATGGAGAGTGTGGAAACGATATTCCTGAAAAGTTTATACTTCGAGGTGCGGGCTGGGGACACGGTGTTGGGCTTTGCCAAATCGGAGCAGCAATGATGGCTAAAGAGGGTTTTAATTATAAAGAAATACTTGCTCATTATTTCAAAAACACTGATTTGAAAAGAATTTATTAA
- a CDS encoding hypothetical protein (product_source=Hypo-rule applied; pfam=PF16269; superfamily=54197) — MIDVNAFFEKQLKDWKTISDNYSALKNIQCKTVSFDEFYIKVQYNPERIRSSVANVDKKSIAKRPCFLCDANRPQEQESINYPPCYYLLVNPYPIFPQHLTIPDRKHNPQLIKGRIGDMLSLANDLPDFTILYNGPKCGASAPDHFHFQAGNKGVLPIERDVISYKRKVIINKEHKGTLYRLENYLRECLVFESKDKEWLCASFEDYYEYQHKLQPLEEEPMFNLICWKDNDTWKLVVFPRKQHRPRQYFEEGKSNILLAPGVVDFGGVLVVPREEDFIKLDKDLITDIYSQLTLLYETT, encoded by the coding sequence ATGATTGATGTAAATGCTTTTTTTGAAAAACAATTAAAAGATTGGAAGACTATTTCCGATAATTATTCTGCACTTAAAAACATACAATGCAAGACTGTTTCTTTCGATGAATTCTATATAAAAGTACAATACAATCCCGAAAGAATACGTTCTTCTGTTGCCAATGTTGATAAAAAATCAATAGCTAAAAGACCTTGCTTTTTGTGTGATGCCAATCGTCCCCAAGAACAAGAAAGTATTAACTATCCTCCTTGTTACTATTTGTTGGTAAATCCATATCCTATATTTCCGCAACATCTTACAATTCCCGACCGAAAACATAATCCCCAACTAATAAAAGGTAGAATTGGAGATATGTTAAGTTTGGCTAACGACTTGCCCGATTTTACAATATTATATAATGGTCCTAAATGTGGAGCTTCAGCTCCAGACCATTTTCATTTTCAGGCAGGAAACAAGGGAGTGTTACCAATAGAACGTGATGTTATTTCGTATAAGCGTAAGGTAATAATAAACAAAGAACACAAGGGAACTCTTTATCGCTTAGAAAATTATCTAAGAGAATGTTTGGTGTTTGAAAGCAAAGATAAAGAATGGCTTTGTGCTTCGTTTGAAGATTATTATGAGTATCAGCATAAACTTCAACCTCTTGAAGAAGAGCCGATGTTTAATCTAATATGTTGGAAAGATAATGATACTTGGAAATTGGTTGTCTTCCCAAGAAAACAACATCGACCTCGCCAATATTTCGAAGAAGGGAAAAGTAATATATTGTTAGCTCCCGGAGTTGTTGATTTCGGAGGAGTACTTGTAGTGCCTCGAGAAGAAGATTTTATTAAATTAGATAAAGACTTAATAACCGATATTTATTCTCAACTAACGTTATTGTATGAAACAACCTGA
- a CDS encoding cob(I)alamin adenosyltransferase (product_source=KO:K00798; cath_funfam=1.20.1200.10; cog=COG2096; ko=KO:K00798; pfam=PF01923; superfamily=89028; tigrfam=TIGR00636) has protein sequence MAKSKVYTKTGDEGYTSLVGGKRVPKTNSRIEAYGTVDELNTFIASLLDEVNDKDDRNFLLLIQNTLFVVGGYLATEGNESKCGVSETDIEALEAEIDAIDELIPPLKAFVLPGGCKANSFSHICRAVCRRAERTIYKLAETENIDSLVLKYINRLSDYFFLFARKQSLIHNEEEIIWNNTCK, from the coding sequence ATGGCAAAAAGCAAAGTTTACACAAAAACAGGCGACGAAGGATACACTTCCTTAGTTGGAGGAAAAAGAGTTCCAAAAACAAACTCTCGCATTGAAGCTTACGGCACTGTCGATGAGCTAAATACTTTTATAGCTTCTTTATTAGACGAAGTTAATGACAAAGACGACCGAAACTTCTTACTTCTTATTCAAAATACATTATTTGTTGTTGGAGGGTATTTAGCAACGGAAGGAAACGAAAGCAAATGTGGAGTTTCTGAAACAGATATTGAAGCCTTAGAAGCAGAAATAGATGCAATAGACGAATTAATACCTCCATTAAAGGCATTTGTGCTTCCTGGAGGTTGCAAAGCAAACTCTTTCTCTCATATTTGTCGTGCGGTGTGTCGACGAGCAGAAAGAACCATATATAAACTTGCAGAAACAGAAAATATAGACTCCTTAGTACTTAAATATATTAATCGATTATCCGATTATTTTTTCCTTTTTGCACGAAAACAGAGTCTTATTCACAATGAAGAAGAAATAATATGGAATAATACTTGTAAATAG